agataatacaaaatattttttatagtGAACATTACTTCTTTATTTACTACAATCTGGAAAATCATTCAATAGCGTGCACATGATGTCATAATCATCCTGATATTAGAGCACTtgcacagataaataaaaaagtgcaCCAAGGAGGAGTTTCAGCACCAGCACTTGCTAAGGCAAAGTTCATCAGATCTCATCAAGAGGTACTGTAGTTTCTAGTCTGGTATTTGATGTGCATTAACCCAATTGGctcggatggcaagaatacatgccatgcccactgtaatataagtttatttattgtatttacacatagatggctctacaaatgcttaatcactaaggagtcagatattaatcctacctatctcacctgtttaccatttttcttgacttttggaaagagtctttggtattatttcattgtctaaaatgttaccaagattttaataacaatttaataatcataacatcaataacaataacagtgtcaATATCAgttgtatttaaaagaaaaacacgttttcccgccaattcaagggatggggaaatcaggatcgatcaCTAAggctactgacagactccttgccagctgaacatatgtggagccatctgtatgtaacaaaattcacaaaaaactgcaggggccagaacataaatccatggtggttgggttaataccTACAAAACTAGATTGTTAAGGTGGCCTCAACAGGGCTTTAAAAGACCGCAAAAATAAAAATTCTCACTATTGGCcttaaaataaatattcataaaagtcAAGTCCATAATGTCTTCTAGAAACTTGGTCTTCACTAGCAAAATCTGTTCCAGTATATATGATCTTCAAACTCACAatccttttttacatttttaaataGTCTTGCAAACTTGGGAAGAGGATAAATTAAAAGTCAGcattatttatgaaatataaaaatataaaatattttggtTGTGATCACAAAGTAACTGAGATtaacagtaatgaataataataatttgcactGATGTCACAATTTCCATTTCTGTGATGTATCACAGTTTTAAGCAAGAAACAAAATATCTGGAACTGATTttaatatctcaatatatataatgcatttttttttttttagtttactttTGTCTATCAAATGTCCTCACTCTtgaaatatattaaaaacattgaaacattaataacaatgaataaactcAATGTCACAATGTGTCAACACATTCATTTGCATTTACTGAACATAATCACTTCAGATTATATGTCCTTATCCTCAACTGTCTAACTCatttaaacaaaattaaatacagAGGTCTAAAttcatttcttttccccccttgcCTCTTAAAGTCTATTAATTTCTCCAAGATGAAAATTATTTGTAAACGCAAGTTACAAAAGTCACAATTCCATAAAAGCATCCAGGCTTTGTCATACTTTACCCTCTATCTTCCAAGTACAAAGTTTCACATTCTACAACCTTAAGTCATTTGACTGCAATTTTCTGTGAtgcttttcactttattttctatGCTATATAAGTGATTGTCATTTATGTTAAGTGACCTCATAGTCTGAGCTAACTGGAAAAGATACTCCTTATTTGAACCACTCGGTCCGGCAGCTGATGCTATAATCTGGGCGATCTCATCTTCCTTTGTTGGGCCTGTATAAAAGGGGTTTGTTTCTGAAcctgaaaagaaaattaaatttaagCTTAAATAATACTCATCTCTTTAGAATTTTCCTCCCTATGACTAAACACAAATAAACTAAATCTGTAGGTGTAATAAATAACCATTTTGTAATACATTAGAAAATTATACTTCACTTACTGCATTACTACAGTAtttaatacatatttgtttttatgttgatGCAATTGAAAGTTAGGTGACCACAATATGGGTAAGATCTTGAAATACTTTACTACCATTACTCTTGCAATTTGATAATCACTTAAAATTGGATTTATGGCATTAACTTCCTATAACAAAATTTAATCACTACTGATTTTCTTTTAGACCTTAATTACCATTAACAACAAATTCCAGTTTCTAaaagtcattatcatattaaaagAGAATATCTGAAAATCTAAAAGCTTCAGagttaactgtgtgtgtatatatatatatatatatatatatatatatatatatatatatatatatatatatatatatatatacatatatatatatatatatatttagttcacAGGGCTTCAATCTAGCCTCTATATTACATCCCTAATTCTTGCAAGAAATATCTAGGAAACAAATGGTTCAGACttcaaggaagggagaaaattaCCTAGATATATAATAAGTTCCCAGGGTTTCAATGCAGCCTCCTGAGGGAAGAAGGTCACTGGTGTGCGCTGATATCCATCCTTTTCCCTGTGGTCAAGATGAGCCATCActtcctcctgcttttcttcgCTGATCTTATAAGCTACACCCCAAACCTTTTCCTACACATTGAAGGAATGTTAAGGATTTCAATTAGGACTCTGAAGGCTTGGACTTTTCTTATAAGTCctaattttttttcaattaatcttTACATAACTCAGAAGATTTAGCTGTTTGATTTTGAAAGCATCAGAAAGTTAATTCAAAGTTTcacaatatttatttaaaaacagcaaaataattctaccagaaaatacaaaacatatcTTAATATTCATCAAGAAGTATAAAAAGAATCTGTTGTAAAATACAAGCCTCATAATTTATGATAACacgacaagataataataataaggcttcTAATATAGAGAAGAAATCTTGTCCATTTTTAAAAAGTTGCACATACAATAATTCATGTCTAGTAACATCCCTATAACAGATCAATCCTAAAAAATGTATAaactacaaaaatattttatcccTGACACTTACACAGAAAAATTACAAAGCAATATCAATGAAACATTCTTGAAGTGAATATCAATAGCATATTTTAATCTAAGACTTGAACAATTATCAAGAACTTTGTCACTGTTAATAATGCTAGTACCAAGAGTTTTTActgaaataattaaacaaaattattactaaaatatatatacacactctaatTACTGTCCTTccaggcaaatatatatagagatattatacATTCCAGGAAGAAGTATGAAGATACATTTTCATATCAGGAGCATTTCATTTGTACTGAGCCTGCACAAAATCACTTTATACATCAATCCCAAATGCCAAGATATCCTGCCCGATGTATGTTTTGTATAGATCTAAAATGTTTCAATCATTCTCAGTTTGCGATTACATTATCTTTTAGGCTAAAATCTTTTTTACTGCCTCCTCCAACTGGAACAGGTGATCATCTCTGGCTTGTGGTACCTCCTCCCGCATGAAATTTGCCAGACGAAATAAGTATTCTGAATTTGCACCCGAAGGACCGCGACTTTCAGCTATCTGCTTTGCCATGCTAAGGATTGGGGCATCTTCCAATAGGAATTCACTCTGTTTACTCCCCAGAAACACCAACACACTTTCTGATATCATCTGATCACTGGGAGAGTACATACTTAGGCTTTTTCTATTGGTAAAGCGTTGCTCTCTTATGTTTAAGCGTTCCATCACATCACTCTCTTTGTCAGGTGAGATTTCATACGCAGCTCCCCAGACTTTTTCCTGAAGCACATTAGGCCTCATAATAAAGCATTTAGTTTAAATATCTGAATGAACTGCAAAGAAATAATATGTGCAAGACTACTAATGGTTAATATATTACACAAATgatataaatacagtaaatacTGTAAAGTTCTAAAATTATTGGTGCTTGTCATGCTTCTGATTATTATAATGCTGGTGCTCAAGAATACATACCTCAGGGTCATCAGATGGTACCAAAGTGACAACTCTTCCCGGCTGCAGGTTGGGAAGAAAGTGGAGAATTATGTGTATGAGAACTACTGAAGACTAAGCTAACAAAAGCATCAAGTAAAATTATAAAGCCTAATGGCTGTAAAAATATCTAAAGTGTACGAGATTAGAAAAAAATTGTGTATACATTAAGCATGCAacatttaccattattttttttaattgggcATCCTTCATATTTGTTCAGTTCAAGAAAAGTAAATTTTAAGAACCAGtcttgccagaatatacatgGCAGAGGTTTGTTGGCATTTGTTGAAATGCAGAGGCTTCAGTAATCACTTGACATTGCAATGCTATTAGGTTGGACAAGGGAATGTGCAGCATATATCACAGATCATAGTAAGTTTCACATctggataaatacatacaataaaattATGAGAAAAAGTCCCATTCTAAACATTTAGCAGAGGAGGAAACACTAATGCTTTAAACCATGAAAATACTTTAGCTTAAGGAATATCAACAGAGCAATAGTGCTTATGTAAGAAAATGTCAACACTTACGATCCCTATCAATGCATGGGAAAACAGTGCATACATTCAGTCAACATGAACAGTGTTCTCAAAAGTTCATATTATTggatttttactgttgttttcacAACTGTGAAGTAACAAAGTGCTATTCATTACTTTACTTTGTCAAGGCAGATTACTTAGCGAGCTTGCCAGCTTAGTTTGTTAACAAGTAAAGATACCTGGCATAAAACATGAGAACAGAAGATTTTTGGAACAAAAGAGGAAGCAATTTATCTTTATCCTGTAATGCCTGtggaaattattttttcattctattcTCAAACTAATACAtcataaaatttaaatattaaaaaatatatctaaaaacatAACAGCTGTTTTACtcatattcattataaatatcaatgaaattatactttttatttcaATCTAAAATAAACAAGAAGCTGTATTTCCAAGCAAAAATAAACGCTACATTGCATACAATATACTACCTTTCCTGGAACTCCACGGTGATCAATGCTTGCCTGCCAGAACCTGCGAGCATAGCCTTTGATGTATCCAACTACCCGCTGCTGGTAAGGAAAATCCACCTTCCAAGTAAGGGAACCATATCCAAATACCCACATGATTGGATCCTGACAAAAAACaatgtattaataaaatatacaaatacatacaaatgctTTTTTCACATATGCATGCTGTCCTTTTGCCTCAGTCTCTATGGTAGTCCTCAAAGATGCTCCAGGAATAATTATGCACATTATGTACCCCTTTATATTCCTCTATTACACATGTCATCTGCCAAtgccacatatatgtttatgtatgcatatctatctatctatctatctgcatacatacttacttacttacatacatacatacatacatacatacatacagacagacagacagacagacagacagacagacagacagacagacatacagacagacagacagacagacagacagacagacagacagacagacagacagacagacatacatacatacatacatacatacatacatacatacatacatgcatacatgcatacatacatatatacatacatacattcatataatatgtGAACTGTgtccatgttgacaaatataaatatatatatacatacatacatacatacatacatacatacatacacacacacacacacacacacacacacacacacacacacacacacacacacacacacacacacacacacacatatatatatacacaaatataagcatatatatgcatatatatatgcatatatatacatatatatacatatatatacatatatatacatatatatacatatatatacatatatatacatatgtgtatgcgtgtgcatgtgtgcgtgtgtacacatacatatatacatcatatgtatttaaataaatacatatatataaacaaatatatataatatataaatataattatttatatctatatatatatatatacatacacatacatgtataaatatatatatatacaaatatgtatatgtacacatacatatacatgtatataaatatacatatatatatatatatacatacatatatatacatatatatacatatatataaatatatatatatatatgtatatatatataaatatatatatatacatatacatatatctatatatataaaaatatatatagaaatatatatacatatatatacaaatatatatatatatatatataaatatataaaaacaaatatatatacatatatgtatacattatacatacatacatacatatatatatcaatatatatatatatatataaatatatatatatttatatttgtcaacatggacACAGttcacatattatatgtatgtatgtatgtatgtatgtatgagtgtgtgtgtgtgtgtgtgtttgcgtgtgtgtgtgtgtgtgtgtgtgtgtgtgtgtgtgtgtgtgtgtgtgtgtgtgtgtgtgtgtgtgtgtgtgtgtgtgtgtgtgtatgtatgtgtgtgtgtgtgtgtgtgtgtgtgtgtgtgtgtgtgtgtgtgtgtgtgtgtgtgtgtgtgtatgtgtgtgtatgtgtgtgtgtgtatatgtgtgtgtgtgtgtgtgtgtgtgtgtgtgtgtgtgtgtgtgtgtgtgtgtgtgtgtgtgtgtgtgtgtgtgtgtgtgtgtgttatatacatatacatacatatacatacatatacatacatatacatacatatgcatgcaaacatatacatacatataaataaatacacacacacacacatatgtatgtgtatatatatgtgtacattatacatgtatttatgtatgtatgtgcatgtgtatgtatgtatgtatgtatgtatgtatgtatgtatgtatgtatgtatgtatgtatgtatgtatgtatgtatgtatgtatgtatacatgtgtgtatgtgtgtgtgtatgtatgtatatgtatatgtatatgtatatgtatatgtatgtgtatgtgtatgtatgtatgtatgtgtgtgtttatgtatatgtatgtatatatatgcttatgtatatatgtatatgtatgtaaatgtatatataacacacacgcatgcgtgcacacacacacacatatatgtatacatacatatatgtatacatacatatatgtatacatacatatatgtatacatacatatatgtatacatacatatatgtatacatacatatatgtatacatatatgtatgtgtgtgtgtgcacgcatgtatacatacatatatgtctgtatacataaatatatgtatacatacatgtatgtatacatacatgta
The Penaeus chinensis breed Huanghai No. 1 chromosome 15, ASM1920278v2, whole genome shotgun sequence DNA segment above includes these coding regions:
- the LOC125032742 gene encoding putative glutathione-specific gamma-glutamylcyclotransferase 2 isoform X1, with amino-acid sequence MWVFGYGSLTWKVDFPYQQRVVGYIKGYARRFWQASIDHRGVPGKPGRVVTLVPSDDPEEKVWGVAYKISEEKQEEVMAHLDHREKDGYQRTPVTFFPQEAALKPWELIIYLGSETNPFYTGPTKEDEIAQIIASAAGPSGSNKEYLFQLAQTMRSLNINDNHLYSIENKVKSITENCSQMT
- the LOC125032742 gene encoding putative glutathione-specific gamma-glutamylcyclotransferase 2 isoform X2, with translation MWVFGYGSLTWKVDFPYQQRVVGYIKGYARRFWQASIDHRGVPGKPGRVVTLVPSDDPEEKVWGAAYEISPDKESDVMERLNIREQRFTNRKSLSMYSPSDQMISESVLVFLGSKQSEFLLEDAPILSMAKQIAESRGPSGANSEYLFRLANFMREEVPQARDDHLFQLEEAVKKILA